A window of Hymenobacter aerilatus contains these coding sequences:
- a CDS encoding efflux RND transporter permease subunit: protein MFDIFIRRPVLSLVISLVIVFLGLLALIQLPITQFPDIVPPSVTVTARYTGANAEVCTKAVATPLERAINGVPGMSYLTSVSTNSGITLITVFFQVGTDPDLAAVNVQNRVQTVIDELPEEVIKAGVSTEKEVNSMLLYLNIMSDDKSVGEKFIYNFADINVLQELKRIDGVGFAEIMGSREYSMRVWLQPDRMVALNVSADEVIEAIRAQNVEAAPGKSGESSGGADQELQYVLRYTGKLFEPKQYENIVVRATPDGSVLRLKDVARIEFGSLNYSMTSKIDGRPSAAIMLKQRPGSNASEVIANVKKRMAELKGTSFPPGMTYNIAYDVSRFLDASIHEVMRTLVEAFVLVFLVVFIFLQDWRSTLISALAVPVALVGTLFFMQLLDFSINLLTLFALVLAIGIVVDNAIVVVEAVHVKMTEDHLSPKEATFAAMREIGGAIIAITLVMSAVFVPVSFMDGPVGVFYRQFSLTLAFSIVISGINALTLTPALCALLLRHAPEGEQKGLLGRFFGGFNRYYEGLALRYQRLVRVVANRRVVTIGLMLVFFVATYGITTILPTGFIPTEDQGMIYVNVTTPPGATVERTEKVLDEVQRIAEKLGPVESVSTLAGYSLTTEVAGASYGMGMINLKAWDEREESVQDLIAQLEEKTRYLKDADIQFLPPPTVPGFGNSSGFELRLLDRTGRGDLQQTAQVSNDFIAALEKTPAVGSAFTSFDASFPQYLIHVDQEQAAKKGVTIDKAMSTLQTLMGSFYASNFIRFGQMYKVMVQAAPNFRTKPEDVLKMYVKNDRGEMVPYSTFVRLERVYGPEQLTRYNMYTSAMLNGDAANGFSSGDVINTVAQVAAKELPRGYSYEWSGMTREQVLSGDQALYVFAVVLLFVYLLLAAQYESFLLPLPVILSLPAGIFGAFLFLKLLGLENNIYAQVSLVMLIGLLGKNAILIIEFAVLRRKQGASVLDAAVEGGYSRLRPILMTSFAFIAGLLPLTIATGAGALGNRSIGTAAAGGMLIGTVVGVILIPGLYVLFSRDKKEPVEEEESPVEPVAEETAHAIA from the coding sequence ATGTTCGATATATTCATTCGCCGGCCGGTACTGTCGCTGGTTATTTCGTTGGTTATCGTGTTTCTGGGCTTGCTAGCCCTGATTCAGCTACCCATCACGCAGTTTCCCGACATCGTGCCGCCGTCGGTGACCGTAACAGCGCGCTACACTGGCGCCAACGCGGAGGTATGTACCAAAGCCGTGGCCACGCCTCTGGAGCGTGCCATCAACGGGGTGCCGGGCATGTCCTACCTCACCTCGGTGAGTACCAACAGCGGCATCACACTTATCACCGTGTTCTTCCAGGTAGGCACCGACCCCGACCTGGCGGCCGTGAACGTGCAGAACCGCGTGCAGACCGTAATCGACGAGCTGCCGGAAGAAGTAATTAAGGCCGGTGTAAGCACCGAGAAAGAGGTGAACAGTATGCTGCTCTACCTCAATATTATGAGCGATGACAAGTCGGTGGGGGAGAAGTTTATTTACAACTTCGCCGATATCAACGTGTTGCAGGAGCTGAAGCGGATTGACGGGGTAGGCTTCGCCGAAATCATGGGCTCGCGCGAGTACTCCATGCGCGTGTGGCTGCAACCCGACCGCATGGTGGCCCTGAATGTGTCGGCCGACGAGGTGATTGAGGCCATCCGGGCGCAGAACGTGGAGGCGGCCCCCGGCAAATCGGGCGAAAGCTCGGGCGGCGCCGATCAGGAATTGCAGTACGTGCTGCGCTACACGGGCAAGCTATTCGAGCCCAAGCAGTACGAAAACATTGTGGTGCGTGCTACCCCCGATGGCTCGGTGCTGCGCCTCAAAGACGTGGCCCGCATCGAGTTCGGCTCCCTCAACTACAGCATGACCTCCAAGATTGACGGGCGGCCCTCGGCGGCCATCATGCTCAAGCAGCGCCCCGGCTCCAACGCCTCGGAGGTAATTGCAAACGTGAAAAAGCGCATGGCCGAGCTGAAAGGCACGAGCTTCCCGCCCGGCATGACCTACAACATTGCCTACGACGTGTCGCGCTTCCTCGATGCCAGTATCCATGAGGTGATGCGCACGCTGGTGGAGGCCTTTGTGCTGGTGTTCCTGGTGGTGTTCATTTTCCTGCAAGACTGGCGCTCTACCCTGATTTCGGCGCTGGCCGTGCCGGTGGCCCTAGTGGGTACGCTGTTCTTCATGCAACTGCTGGACTTTAGTATCAACCTGCTCACGCTCTTCGCGCTGGTGCTGGCCATTGGTATTGTGGTCGACAACGCCATTGTGGTGGTGGAAGCCGTGCACGTGAAGATGACTGAGGACCACCTGAGCCCCAAGGAAGCCACGTTTGCGGCCATGCGCGAGATTGGCGGCGCCATTATCGCCATCACGCTGGTGATGTCGGCGGTGTTCGTGCCAGTGTCCTTTATGGATGGTCCGGTGGGCGTGTTCTACCGACAGTTCTCGCTTACGCTGGCGTTTTCTATTGTGATTTCGGGTATCAACGCCCTCACGCTCACCCCCGCGCTGTGCGCGCTGCTGCTGCGCCATGCGCCAGAAGGTGAGCAGAAAGGTCTACTGGGCCGCTTCTTTGGCGGATTCAACCGCTACTACGAGGGCCTGGCCCTGCGCTACCAACGGCTGGTGCGCGTGGTGGCCAACCGCCGCGTGGTGACTATCGGGCTGATGCTGGTATTCTTTGTGGCTACCTACGGCATCACCACCATCCTACCCACCGGCTTCATCCCAACTGAAGACCAGGGCATGATTTACGTGAACGTGACCACGCCGCCCGGCGCCACCGTAGAGCGTACCGAGAAGGTGCTCGACGAAGTACAGCGCATTGCCGAAAAGCTGGGACCGGTGGAATCGGTATCGACGCTGGCTGGGTACAGCCTGACTACGGAAGTGGCCGGTGCCTCTTACGGCATGGGCATGATCAACCTGAAAGCCTGGGACGAGCGTGAGGAGTCTGTACAGGACCTGATTGCCCAGCTAGAGGAGAAAACGCGCTACCTAAAAGACGCCGATATTCAGTTCCTACCCCCGCCCACGGTGCCGGGCTTCGGTAACTCCAGCGGCTTCGAGCTACGCCTACTCGACCGTACCGGCCGAGGCGACCTGCAACAGACTGCGCAGGTTTCGAACGATTTTATTGCAGCGCTGGAGAAAACGCCCGCTGTGGGCTCGGCCTTCACCAGCTTCGACGCTAGTTTCCCGCAGTACCTCATCCATGTAGACCAGGAGCAAGCCGCTAAAAAGGGTGTGACTATCGACAAGGCCATGAGCACGCTGCAAACCCTAATGGGTTCGTTCTACGCCTCCAACTTCATCCGCTTCGGGCAGATGTACAAGGTGATGGTGCAGGCCGCGCCCAACTTCCGCACCAAGCCCGAAGATGTGCTGAAGATGTACGTGAAAAACGACCGAGGCGAGATGGTGCCCTACTCCACCTTTGTGCGCTTGGAGCGCGTGTACGGCCCCGAGCAGCTTACGCGTTACAACATGTACACCTCGGCCATGCTGAACGGCGACGCCGCCAACGGCTTCTCCTCAGGCGACGTGATTAACACCGTGGCGCAGGTAGCCGCCAAAGAGCTGCCCCGTGGCTACAGCTACGAGTGGTCGGGCATGACGCGCGAGCAGGTGCTGTCCGGCGACCAAGCCCTGTACGTGTTTGCGGTGGTGCTCTTGTTTGTGTACCTGCTGCTGGCTGCCCAGTACGAGAGTTTCCTGCTACCGCTGCCGGTTATTCTGAGCTTGCCGGCTGGTATTTTCGGAGCGTTTCTGTTCCTGAAGCTGCTGGGGCTGGAAAACAATATCTACGCCCAGGTGTCGCTGGTAATGCTGATTGGCCTGCTGGGTAAAAACGCCATCCTTATTATTGAGTTTGCGGTGCTGCGCCGCAAGCAGGGTGCCTCCGTGCTGGATGCGGCTGTGGAGGGTGGCTACTCCCGCCTGCGCCCCATCCTGATGACCTCCTTCGCCTTCATTGCCGGCCTGCTGCCGCTCACCATTGCCACTGGCGCCGGTGCGCTCGGCAACCGCAGCATCGGTACGGCCGCGGCAGGTGGTATGCTCATCGGTACCGTGGTAGGGGTTATCCTGATTCCGGGCCTGTATGTGCTGTTTTCGCGGGACAAGAAAGAGCCGGTAGAGGAAGAGGAAAGCCCTGTGGAGCCCGTAGCCGAGGAAACCGCCCACGCCATTGCTTAA
- a CDS encoding TolC family protein: protein MTRRFLPLAASLALLLAGSCRSVGPVTLPRATPIPNTFGSVTDTATVTDTVSMANQQWQQFFTDPNLVALLDTAMRSNPDLGIAMQRVEAARANVFIARGALLPAVTGVASAGVERYGKYTLNGTGNYDTNLSPNIDGRRLIPNPTPDFFLGLRSAWELDIWGKLRNRRRAAFLRVLATEKGRQFVQTALVAEVARLYYTLLALDNELVVLGKNRALQERAVEIVKIQKAGGRATELAVQQFIAQLLRTQSLQYEAQQRVVAAENELNRLLGRYPQTITRGEPIGVQPLPSSVATGVPAIMLLRRPDVQQAELELTAAKADVAAARAAFLPSLVLTPYVGFNSYRTAVLLNPSSLAYGLLGGLTGPVLNRAPLRADYARSAAEQRTAYYEYQKAVQTGFEEVVTNLKGIQNYQRMYELQQQEVEALNKAVDISNDLYGVNYSSYLEVITAQRNVLEAELNLTNTRREQFLLLIDLYRALGGGWE, encoded by the coding sequence ATGACCCGCCGTTTCCTACCCCTGGCTGCTAGTCTGGCGCTGTTGCTGGCCGGTAGCTGCCGCTCGGTAGGCCCGGTGACGCTGCCCCGCGCTACCCCCATCCCCAACACCTTCGGTAGCGTAACAGACACTGCCACCGTCACCGATACGGTGAGCATGGCCAACCAGCAGTGGCAGCAATTTTTCACTGACCCCAACCTGGTGGCGCTGCTCGACACGGCTATGCGCTCCAATCCGGACCTGGGCATTGCCATGCAACGGGTAGAGGCGGCCCGCGCCAATGTGTTTATTGCCCGCGGGGCGCTGTTGCCGGCCGTTACGGGCGTGGCCTCGGCGGGAGTAGAGCGCTACGGCAAATACACCCTCAACGGCACCGGCAACTACGACACCAACCTGTCGCCCAACATCGACGGCCGCCGCCTCATCCCAAACCCTACCCCCGATTTCTTTCTGGGCTTGCGTAGTGCCTGGGAGCTGGATATCTGGGGTAAGTTGCGCAACCGCCGCCGTGCTGCCTTCCTGCGCGTGCTGGCCACTGAAAAAGGTCGCCAGTTTGTGCAAACGGCCCTGGTGGCCGAAGTAGCCCGCCTCTACTACACTCTGCTGGCCCTTGATAACGAGCTGGTGGTATTGGGTAAAAACCGGGCGTTGCAGGAGCGGGCCGTGGAAATTGTGAAAATTCAGAAAGCTGGCGGGCGTGCTACGGAGTTGGCCGTGCAGCAGTTCATTGCCCAGCTACTGCGCACGCAAAGCCTGCAATATGAGGCTCAACAACGCGTAGTAGCCGCCGAAAATGAGCTGAATCGCCTGCTGGGGCGCTACCCCCAGACCATTACCCGTGGCGAGCCTATTGGCGTGCAGCCCCTACCCTCCAGCGTGGCCACGGGCGTGCCCGCCATCATGCTCCTGCGCCGCCCCGATGTGCAGCAGGCCGAGCTGGAGCTAACGGCTGCCAAGGCCGACGTGGCCGCCGCCCGCGCAGCCTTCCTACCCTCGCTGGTGCTCACGCCCTACGTAGGCTTCAACTCGTACCGAACGGCCGTGCTGCTGAATCCTAGTTCCCTGGCCTACGGGCTGCTGGGTGGCCTTACCGGGCCGGTGCTCAACCGCGCCCCCCTGCGCGCCGACTACGCCCGCAGTGCCGCCGAGCAGCGCACCGCCTACTACGAGTACCAGAAAGCCGTGCAAACCGGCTTCGAGGAGGTCGTAACCAACCTGAAAGGCATCCAGAACTACCAGCGCATGTATGAGCTACAGCAGCAGGAAGTGGAAGCCCTGAACAAGGCCGTCGACATCTCCAACGACCTCTACGGTGTGAACTATTCATCTTACTTAGAAGTAATTACGGCCCAGCGTAACGTACTGGAGGCCGAGCTGAACCTCACCAACACCCGCCGCGAGCAGTTCCTGCTCCTCATCGACCTCTACCGCGCCCTGGGTGGCGGCTGGGAGTAG